From a region of the Arachis ipaensis cultivar K30076 chromosome B09, Araip1.1, whole genome shotgun sequence genome:
- the LOC107615269 gene encoding ATPase family AAA domain-containing protein 1-B-like, which yields MEELLWFGEGEKYVKVVFSLASKITPSVIFVDEVDNMLGRRENTGEHEAMRKMKNEFMVNWDGLRTKDTERVLVLAATNRPFDLDEGYSGTDLKNLCVTAANRPIKEILEKEKKEHAATLAEGKPAPALSGSSDIRSLNIEDFKHVHQQVYQAAIKLPGDA from the exons ATGGAAGAGTTATTG TGGTTTGGTGAGGGTGAGAAATATGTAAAAGTTGTTTTCTCCCTGGCAAGTAAAATTACACCTAGTGTTATATTTGTTGATGAG GTTGATAACATGTTGGGCCGAAGGGAAAATACTGGGGAGCATGAGGCCATgcgaaaaatgaaaaatgaattcATGGTGAACTGGGATGGCTTACGTACAAAGGATACCGAGCGAGTTCTTGTGCTTGCAGCCACTAATAGGCCTTTTGACCTTGATGAG GGGTATTCTGGAACTGATCTTAAG AATTTGTGTGTAACTGCTGCGAACCGTCCAATTAAAGAGATATTAGAAAAGGAGAAAAAG GAACATGCTGCTACTCTAGCAGAGGGTAAACCTGCTCCGGCATTAAGTGGAAGTTCCGATATCAGATCACTAAACATAGAAGACTTTAAACATGTTCATCAACAGGTATATCAAGCAGCAATCAAGCTTCCGGGCGATGCCTAA